One Triticum dicoccoides isolate Atlit2015 ecotype Zavitan chromosome 4B, WEW_v2.0, whole genome shotgun sequence genomic window carries:
- the LOC119292168 gene encoding uncharacterized protein LOC119292168, protein MGHDSGPKRQSHSHSKLRPVPELPQTPCRPHGQTNRRYSQLKCSDGGGDRSGELRLGVAGHIPNFHCKSLPTRGRLTNAEDIAVAKRGSMYQSSSEITRIRRLQEEGRRKIDSAPSGDEFLSFDILDDGEASSRPSTSGSGSGGQYLLFSHRSRRSEAAKSSVEETRRVNRASAKGFLDLSFRELPDEDFKLGRPRMDCTLLKNDQYAGDAFLEISIEEEESTTRAPCRNAAPHLLDGESGRNAVADRQLNSGVCPGESDHHGERERVPASNIPDKSVSAKSESASHGTSPSECVNRGTESITKAARSSPFKKMLSPIMKSKSVRSSPTLAEKEDPNPTAVSASGKTCASRKSLLSDLSRTERSQASSNCQPNGESRHMTEASLSPAHLRAVLKIDSRNGVPFYDFCVEGPEESISARSWESGSELSRIYTFHSGGKRGSTAGRSSKDERRCLPPTVGQMHASSYLCSEVGKDGVLNNSVNTEFVLYDIAHARRSFAAEEKTHQCTEPSQPKSCGVADKSVSGEYPQKINLVDHQHDARNNPEVSTSRPWSEEDLYPHLEIAATVIQIPFNKDKKCSSAGTIKMVTPSGLHGLSDDNESSPSSLLDRWRYGGGCDCGGWDMACPLVVLENAYDDNWVDSVMKESKHPMELLVQGSKEELPALSMQADGKGQLLVDFHARLSALQAFSACISLLHCSEASTAVVIEKGKHKLYSSSLKMLLEGEVMQLIEAVTAEEKKKLKTTKREKAPPSVAFDPRHPPFSPLGRV, encoded by the exons ATGGGGCACGACTCCGGCCCCAAGCGCCAGTCCCATTCCCATTCCAAACTCAGGCCAGTCCCTGAACTCCCGCAAACACCATGCCGTCCTCACGGACAAACCAACAGGAGGTACAGCCAGCTCAAATgctccgacggcggcggcgaccgcTCCGGAGAGCTCCGGCTGGGCGTGGCCGGCCACATCCCCAACTTCCACTGCAAGAGCCTGCCCACCAGAGGCCGGCTCACGAATGCAGAGGATATCGCCGTGGCGAAGCGCGGCTCCATGTACCAGAGCTCCAGCGAGATCACCAGGATAAGGAGGCTCCAGGAGGAGGGCAGGAGGAAGATAGACTCCGCGCCCAGCGGGGACGAGTTCCTCTCCTTTGACATCctcgacgacggcgaggcctcctcCCGGCCCAGCACCAGCGGGAGCGGGAGCGGGGGGCAGTACCTCCTCTTCTCCCACCGGAGCCGGCGGTCGGAGGCCGCCAAGTCCTCCGTGGAGGAGACCCGGAGGGTGAATCGGGCGTCTGCCAAGGGCTTTCTGGACTTGTCCTTCCGTGAGCTGCCCGATGAGGATTTCAAGCTTGGCCGGCCGCGGATGGACTGCACCCTGCTCAAGAATGATCAGTATGCTGGTGATGCTTTCTTGGAGATATCCATTGAGGAAGAGGAGTCCACAACAAGAGCCCCCTGCAGAAATGCAGCTCCCCATTTGCTCGATGGAGAGTCCGGTAGAAATGCAGTTGCAGATCGTCAGCTCAACTCCGGTGTATGTCCTGGTGAAAGTGACCACCATGGTGAAAGGGAGAGGGTTCCAGCAAGTAATATTCCTGATAAGTCTGTGTCAGCAAAGAGCGAGAGCGCCTCTCATGGCACCAGTCCATCAGAATGTGTCAATCGCGGCACGGAGAGCATCACCAAGGCAGCTCGATCAAGTCCTTTCAAGAAGATGCTGAGCCCGATCATGAAGTCCAAGTCTGTTAGAAGCAGCCCAACTCTTGCCGAGAAGGAAGACCCCAACCCTACAGCCGTGTCGGCAAGCGGCAAAACCTGTGCATCCCGCAAATCGTTGCTCAGCGATCTCTCGAGGACCGAGCGGAGCCAAGCATCATCCAATTGCCAGCCAAACGGAGAAAGCCGGCATATGACAGAGGCATCTCTGTCGCCTGCTCATCTCCGAGCAGTTCTTAAAATTGATTCCAGAAATGGTGTTCCCTTTTATGACTTCTGTGTCGAGGGCCCGGAAGAATCCATCTCTGCTAGGTCCTGGGAGAGCGGGAGTGAGCTGAGCCGGATTTACACTTTCCATAGCGGCGGCAAGCGAGGAAGCACCGCTGGGAGGTCCTCCAAAGACGAACGCAGATGCTTGCCTCCGACTGTAGGCCAGATGCACGCGTCATCCTATCTATGCTCTGAAGTCGGAAAAGATGGTGTTCTGAATAACTCTGTCAACACCGAGTTTGTTCTGTACGATATCGCTCACGCAAGGCGAAGTTTTGCTGCCGAGGAGAAGACTCATCAGTGTACAGAGCCCAGTCAGCCGAAGTCCTGCGGCGTCGCTGATAAATCGGTCTCTGGTGAATATCCACAGAAGATTAATCTGGTTGACCACCAGCATGATGCAAGGAATAATCCAGAGGTGTCGACATCTCGCCCATGGTCTGAAGAGGATCTCTATCCTCATCTGGAGATTGCAGCAACCGTCATTCAGATTCCATTTAATAAGGACAAGAAGTGTTCGTCCGCTGGTACTATCAAAATGGTCACACCGAGTGGGCTGCATGGATTATCGGACGACAATGAATCCAGCCCTTCATCCTTGCTAGACAGATGGAGATATGGTGGAGGGTGTGATTGTGGCGGATGGGACATGGCATGTCCACTCGTCGTCCTCGAGAATGCTTACGATGATAACtgggtcgattctgtgatgaaggaAAGCAAGCACCCCATGGAGCTCCTTGTTCAG GGTAGCAAAGAGGAGCTCCCTGCCCTTTCCATGCAAGCCGACGGGAAAGGGCAGCTGTTGGTGGATTTCCACGCGCGGCTATCAGCGTTACAGGCATTCTCAGCCTGCATCTCTCTGCTGCACTGCTCGGAGGCTTCGACGGCCGTGGTCATCGAGAAGGGCAAGCACAAGCTCTACTCCAGCTCGCTCAAGATGCTCCTTGAGGGGGAGGTGATGCAGCTGATCGAGGCGGTCAcggcagaggagaagaagaaactGAAGACGACGAAGCGAGAGAAGGCGCCTCCGTCTGTCGCGTTCGACCCGCGGCATCCTCCCTTCTCTCCCCTGGGAAGGGTATAG
- the LOC119292169 gene encoding uncharacterized protein LOC119292169 — translation MGLDHRVRSVRHVLGAFASHLLGMHPIRAATRKLKIIVQRSEFIEECPVNCPCDEPRSWRSKNVSLINLEEVEMEGFEGEDHEFDLLKVIVRRAPTLKRMAVRMSDEVRTNNDRCSKIHDIFKAYPFMECNVHLSSGSNRGSQSSALA, via the exons ATGGGGCTTGATCATCGTGTCCGATCAGTGAGGCATGTTTTGGGGGCATTTGCGTCGCATCTACTTGGGATGCATCCGATTCGTGCTGCTACACGAAAGCTTAAGATCATCGTACAGAGATCAGAG TTCATAGAAGAATGCCCGGTAAATTGTCCCTGCGATGAGCCCAGGAGCTGGAGAAGCAAAAATGTCTCCTTGATCAATCTCGAAGAAGTGGAAATGGAAGGCTTCGAAGGGGAGGACCATGAGTTTGATTTACTAAAAGTGATAGTCAGACGCGCACCAACGCTTAAAAGAATGGCCGTGCGGATGTCTGATGAGGTCAGAACAAATAACGACCGGTGTTCGAAAATACACGACATCTTCAAGGCGTATCCTTTCATGGAATGCAATGTTCATCTTAGTTCTG GGTCAAACCGCGGCAGCCAAAGTTCTGCGCTCGCATGA